ATCGCAGACAAACCCGACACATACGACTTTCCTGACTTTGACGAAAACACAAGAGCAACAACATTTTACACTACAGGCACAACTGGTATGCCCAAAGGGGTTTATTTCAGCCACAGACAGCTTGTTATGCATACACTCGCTCTATCTTCCACATTCGGCAGCATAAACACACACGGAACTTTCCGCCGTGATGATGTTTATATGCCTATCACCCCCATGTTTCATGTGCACGCATGGGGATTCCCGTATGTTGCAACATACACAGGGGTAAAGCAGGTCTACCCGGGCAGATACGCTCCAGACACACTTTTAAAATTGATTATAAGCGAAAAAGTAACTTTTTCTCACTGCGTGCCTACAATACTACACATGCTTCTCAGCTCGCCGCTGGCAGAAAAAAGTGACCTGAGCAAATGGAAAGTTATCATCGGCGGAGCTGCCCTTTCAAAAACACTGTGTCTCAGAGCAATTGAAAAAGGGATAGACATCTTCGGCGGATACGGGCTCAGCGAAACATGCCCCGTATTAAGTCTTGCTCACCTCACCGAAGACATGCTTGAGCTGGACAATGAAAAGCAGGCTGAAATCAGAACTTACACAGGCACCCCTATGAGCTTTGTTGATATACAAATCGCTGATGAAGACATGAATTTTCTCCCCTGGGACGGTGAATCCACAGGAGAAATAGTTGTCCGTGCCCCATGGCTGACACAGGGATATTTCAAAGATGTAAAAAGCTCTGAAAACCTATGGCGAGGCGGGTACATGCACACAGGTGACGTGGCATTCGGTACACCTGACGGCTATCTGCGAATAACAGACAGGGCGAAAGATGTTATCAAAATAGGCGGCGAATGGGTATCATCCCTTGAGCTTGAAGACATCTTCAACCACCATTCAGATGTTGCTGAAGTTGCTGTTATAGGTGTTCAGGACAATAAATGGGGGGAGCGTCCCCTTGCTCTGATAGTCCTTAAGCCTGAAAAAATAGTTACAGAAAAAGAGCTACTGAACCACGCAAAAGACTACATCAAAAAAGGCGTACTGGGCAGAGAAGGAATGCTCGTAAAAGTACGCATTATAGAATCCATAGATAAAACCAGTGTTGGCAAAATTGATAAAAAGCTCCTTCGCCTCAAATACACCTGACAGGCTTCTTTTGATACATTTCGAGCAAGTGTTCAGTATACAGCAGTAATTACCGGCACGCCGTTATACCTTATACTATATAACGCTTGACACTAAGCCCTGTTGCGTTATATATAACAAAACATAACGAATTCGGAGGAATATTAATGAGGAAACTATTACTGCTCATAATGTGTACTACAGCTTTCATGACAGCCAATGCGGAAAAACTGACTATTTATGCTGCCGCGTCCACTACAAACGCTGTAAACGAGATCATAGCCAACTACGAAGCTGAAACCGGAAACGAAGTTACAAGTTCATACGCATCTTCCGGCACACTCGCAAAACAGATAGACAACAGTGCTCCTGCTGACATATTCATCTCTGCCAATGTCAAATGGATGACATGGCTTGAGGGAAAAGGAAAAGTCGACAAAACCACTGTTGCACCTCTCCTTGCAAACAGGCTTGCACTCATTGCACCATCAAAATCTGAGATCAAAGCCAGTGAGACACTGGATAACGACACAGCAGTAAAACTGCTCACAACATCAGGCAGAATAGCAATAGGCGACCCTGCACACGTGCCCGCCGGTATTTATGCCCAAAAAGCTATGGAAAGTCTCGGTGTATGGGAAGAAGTTTCCGGTACAGTTGCAAGAATGCAGAACGTACGTGTTGCTCTCGCCACTGTTGAAAAGAATGCTGTACCTCTGGGTATAGTTTATTCCAGCGATGCAGCAAGGTCTAAACAAGTGAAAATTGTCGGTCTCTTTGACGAAGAACTTCACGGAGCCATAAGATATCCTGTAGCTGTCGTTGCGGGGAAAGCAAATGACACAGTAATGAGTTTTTATAACTACCTTAAAACAGAAAAGTCTGCTAAGATTTTCGAAAAATATGGATTTAAAGCAGTAAAATAAATGTTTGAACTGACCAGTTTTGAAACTGAAGCACTTTACCTGAGCCTGAAGATATCCTTATGGGCTGTCGCAGCAGGACTCATACCCGGTATAGGGATCGCTTACCTCCTCGCCAGAAAAAGCTTCCCGGGAAAACTTCTTCTAGACGGGCTAGTTCACATACCCCTGGTTATCCCTCCAGTAGTTACAGGCTATATATTGCTTATAGTTTTTAATGACAACGGTCCGGGAGGGAAACTCCTTACAAGTATATTCGGAACCGGCATAGCCTTCTCATGGAGAGGTGCTGTGCTGGCTTCCGCAGTTATGGCCTTTCCGCTTCTGGTCAGAAGTGTAAGGTTGTCTATAGAATCCGTTGACAAAGGGCTGGAGGAAGCATCAAGAACACTTGGTGCAGGGCGTTTACGTGTGTTTTTCACGATCACCCTTCCTCTATCTGTCCCCGGAGTAATAACCGGAACAGTGCTTGCATTTGCAAGGTCTCTCGGCGAATTTGGCGCAACGATAACTTTTGTGTCTAACATACCAGGAGAAACCAGCACTCTGCCTCTGGCACTATTTAACCTCACCCAAACCCCCGGAACAGAATATGAAGCAATGAAACTCTGCATCATATCAATCCTCCTTGCACTGATCGCCATAGCAGCTTCCGAATTTTTCAGCAGACGCGCGGCAAGCAGACTGAGAGGTGACAATGCTTGAGTTCAGAGCAATCAAGAAACACATCGGATTCACTCTGGACGCTTCTTTTGTATGCGACAGCGGGATGGTTACAACACTCTTCGGAAAATCGGGCTCAGGCAAGACCAGCATTATAAATATGATTGCAGGTCTCCAGACCCCTGATGAAGGCAGAATATCAGTAGGGAGCAAACTTCTCTTTGACAGCTATCAGCGGATCAACATCCCTACCCCGAAAAGACATGCCGGATACATCTTTCAGGACGGCAGACTATTCCCTCACATGACAGTGAAATCGAACCTCCGGTATGGACTGCGTAACGAAAGCACATCAACGGAAGAGTTCACACAGATTATAGACCTGCTCGGCATTTCTGAACTGCTCGAAAGGCGCCCGCACAAGCTCTCCGGTGGAGAAAAGCAGCGTGTCGCTATCGGACGGGCACTTCTCTCTTCACCTGATTTCATGCTTATGGATGAGCCGCTATCAGCTCTGGACACAGCGAGAAAGCAGGAACTGATCCCATTTATAGGACGCATGGTTGAAAAATTTCATATGCCTGTTGTATACGTTACACACAGTCTCGACGAACTCCTTGCACTGGGGGATAATGTTGTTCTGATGGATGATGGAAACTGCGTCGATTCAGGCAGTGTAGAGGATGTTGTCTCAAAGCCGGAGAACATGTCTACCCTCGGGCTGACAGGCAGAGTAACAGTGCTGAGAGCAGAAGCAGTGGGTGCACACGAAACTTCCAGCATAATCAGGCTTGAAAATAAAAAACTGCTCATCCCTACATCGCAATATAAAAAAGGGACAAAACTCCGTGTAACACTCCACTCAGAAGATGTAACTCTAAGCGTTCAAAAACCCACAGGACTGAGCTCCAGAAACATAATAAAGGGAACAATTCAGGAAATATCAGTTACTCCGGACGGTGCAATGAGCGTTAAAATAGATATAGGTGTAACAATATACGCGACTGTAACTCAGGAAGCCGTTAACGAACTAGCCCTTTCAGCCGGAACGCCAGTATATATCATAGTCAAAACCATAGCTATGTCACGCCAGAGCACAGCAACTATTAGACAGTAGTAAAGCTTCTTTAAATCATTCCTCAGCGATATTTATCCACCGTAAGAAAATGATTCGGTGGTATAGTCCGTATCCGCAGTTTTGACATAATCATTGTTAAAATTTGTGCTGGTCTGAAGCATGTAGAATCCGAGCTCACGACGATAAAATGACTCCTCTGACATGCCTTCTTCTAAGTCTGGCTTGCCAGAACTTCCTCATCCTCTATTCCAATGGTATTACCAAGACGCACTATAACTCCCCACTGAACATCATTTATCTCTTCATTCGTTTTAGGCTTCTCATATCCGTTTTTAGTAAGTGTGTTGACCAGCCCGTCGATATTCTCATCAGATGGCATTATTAGTTCATAAAGACCTGTATTCTCTTCAAGTTCTAAAACGTTTTTGATATCTTGAACTTTTTTGTGATTTTGCAGTTCAATTGACCCCCCTGGCGGC
This window of the Denitrovibrio acetiphilus DSM 12809 genome carries:
- a CDS encoding fatty acid--CoA ligase: MDNLISQTPSAYPFPMLIKNLIQTPLVRNSKNEITYRGEMRYTYADLYKRVCKLANALTDIGVKQGDTVAVMDYDSTRYLEFYFAVPMIGAVLHTVNIRLSPEQIFFTIDHAEDDIIFVHEDLVSLIESVKGRIATVKDYYLLCETEKIPETNLGFAGEYESLIADKPDTYDFPDFDENTRATTFYTTGTTGMPKGVYFSHRQLVMHTLALSSTFGSINTHGTFRRDDVYMPITPMFHVHAWGFPYVATYTGVKQVYPGRYAPDTLLKLIISEKVTFSHCVPTILHMLLSSPLAEKSDLSKWKVIIGGAALSKTLCLRAIEKGIDIFGGYGLSETCPVLSLAHLTEDMLELDNEKQAEIRTYTGTPMSFVDIQIADEDMNFLPWDGESTGEIVVRAPWLTQGYFKDVKSSENLWRGGYMHTGDVAFGTPDGYLRITDRAKDVIKIGGEWVSSLELEDIFNHHSDVAEVAVIGVQDNKWGERPLALIVLKPEKIVTEKELLNHAKDYIKKGVLGREGMLVKVRIIESIDKTSVGKIDKKLLRLKYT
- the modA gene encoding molybdate ABC transporter substrate-binding protein gives rise to the protein MRKLLLLIMCTTAFMTANAEKLTIYAAASTTNAVNEIIANYEAETGNEVTSSYASSGTLAKQIDNSAPADIFISANVKWMTWLEGKGKVDKTTVAPLLANRLALIAPSKSEIKASETLDNDTAVKLLTTSGRIAIGDPAHVPAGIYAQKAMESLGVWEEVSGTVARMQNVRVALATVEKNAVPLGIVYSSDAARSKQVKIVGLFDEELHGAIRYPVAVVAGKANDTVMSFYNYLKTEKSAKIFEKYGFKAVK
- the modB gene encoding molybdate ABC transporter permease subunit, whose amino-acid sequence is MFELTSFETEALYLSLKISLWAVAAGLIPGIGIAYLLARKSFPGKLLLDGLVHIPLVIPPVVTGYILLIVFNDNGPGGKLLTSIFGTGIAFSWRGAVLASAVMAFPLLVRSVRLSIESVDKGLEEASRTLGAGRLRVFFTITLPLSVPGVITGTVLAFARSLGEFGATITFVSNIPGETSTLPLALFNLTQTPGTEYEAMKLCIISILLALIAIAASEFFSRRAASRLRGDNA
- the modC gene encoding molybdenum ABC transporter ATP-binding protein, translated to MLEFRAIKKHIGFTLDASFVCDSGMVTTLFGKSGSGKTSIINMIAGLQTPDEGRISVGSKLLFDSYQRINIPTPKRHAGYIFQDGRLFPHMTVKSNLRYGLRNESTSTEEFTQIIDLLGISELLERRPHKLSGGEKQRVAIGRALLSSPDFMLMDEPLSALDTARKQELIPFIGRMVEKFHMPVVYVTHSLDELLALGDNVVLMDDGNCVDSGSVEDVVSKPENMSTLGLTGRVTVLRAEAVGAHETSSIIRLENKKLLIPTSQYKKGTKLRVTLHSEDVTLSVQKPTGLSSRNIIKGTIQEISVTPDGAMSVKIDIGVTIYATVTQEAVNELALSAGTPVYIIVKTIAMSRQSTATIRQ